The Planktothrix agardhii NIES-204 genomic interval TGCAGCAAACCATCGAAGAACGCTCACAGGTCGCAGCCCAACTGCATCAGCAATTATCTGAATTTCGGGAAGACCTAGAACATCGGGTAACGGATCTGTTAGCCAATTATCAGAAACAGCGCCTAGAAGCTAGGGAAACTTTACTTGAGGACTTAGCTATTTTTCGTCAAACCCTATATCGGGAAGTCGAAGAATATTTAGGGGAGTTAGATATTCTGCACCAGCAAATGGCCGCACAATTACAACAACAACTCCAACAGAGTCGGACGGAAAGAAAAGACGCTGTTCAGAAGTTATTTGAGGATTTAGGGGTATTTCGCGCCGAACTGCAAGACTATCACCTCAAACTTCAACAGACAGTTTGGGGGAGTTCCCACCGAAAACCGCGAAAAGCGATTACCCCGCAACGCTCTATTCCATCGCGTTTATATTCCTGTTAAGAAATCCTAGGTTTGTAGGTTTATCCTCCATTCTCGGTTCCCTGATATAACATTAAATTAAACCTGCCGCTAATCCCTAACTCGGCAGTATTTTAGCTAAATAACGCCATTAAAAATATGACTACCGTGCTTCAAGCTCGTCCTAAAGGCTTTGTTAATACTCCAACCATTGAACAACTTACAATTAGAGCCTTGAGGTATCTTCAGAGTGGCTTTTCTCTGCACTTACGGGGGCCAGCCGGAACCGGAAAAACCACCCTGGCGATGCACTTAGCCGATTTATTAAACCGTCCCATCGTTTTAATTTTTGGGGATGATGAACTCAAATCCTCCGATTTAATTGGCAACCAACTAGGCTATACTCGCAAGAAAGTTGTTGATAATTTTATTCATAGTGTTGTTAAATTAGAAGATGAATTACGACAAAATTGGATTGATTCTCGTCTGACCTTGGCGTGTAAAGAAGGATTTACCCTGGTTTATGATGAGTTTAACCGTTCCCGTCCAGAGGTGAATAACGTTTTACTGTCTGCTTTAGAAGAAAAATTATTAGTGCTGCCTCCGAATAATAGCCGCTCAGAATATATTCGAGTTAACCCCCATTTTAGAGCTATTTTTACCTCAAACCCCGAAGAATATTGTGGAGTTTATGGGACTCAAGATGCGTTATTAGATCGGTTAATTACTATTGATATGCCCGAACCAGATGACGAAACCCAGCAGGAAATTTTAATTCAAAAAATCGGAATTTCCCCCGAAGATGCCAAAAACATTATTGAAATAGTCAAAATTTATTTAGAAATAACCACCCAAAAAAAAGAAATTAAACCCGTTCAAAATGGTAAAGCTGCCCGACCCCATATTGATAAAGCATCGGGATTAAGACCCGGATTGATTATTGCCAAAATCTGTCATGAACATGATATTTCTATTCAGGAAAATAATCAGGATTTTATTAAAGTTTGTGCCGATATTTTATTATCCCGTACCAACCTATCCCTAACAGAAGCTCAGAATAAATTAGAAAAAGTGATCAAAACCGTATTAACCGATGGTGACACATCAACTAACAGTTTTTTACCCCCATCAGAAACCCAATTAACCGAAAATAACTCCTTAGAAATTGAAGAACAAGTTTATCAATATTTACAGAAAACCACCAGCGCCAGGGTTTCAGAAATTGAAGTAGCGTTAGGATTAAATCGAGTTCAAACCACTAATGTATTGCGCTCTTTATTAAAACAAGGACATCTGAAACAGCAGGATAATCGTTTCTTTGCGGTGAACAAACAAGGAGAATTAATTCAACCATGAACTCACAGCAACGTCCATCAAATATACAACGGGGTGTTCCCACATCGACCCAAGGATCGAGTTTAGCTGATATTTTAGAAAGGGTTTTAGATAAGGGTATTGTCATCGCTGGGGATATTTCCGTTTCCGTGGGTTCCACCGAACTCCTGAATATTAGAATTCGTTTGTTAATTGCTTCCGTCGATA includes:
- the gvpC_4 gene encoding gas vesicle protein GvpC codes for the protein MALKDKWQQDRIGRQQGVQERQQQVQTTLSLWQQERQNQALDDQESRQGFVTGVQQQTQELLTNISTERLWVAQQQREQLENFIQQLSQEVGEFLQQTIEERSQVAAQLHQQLSEFREDLEHRVTDLLANYQKQRLEARETLLEDLAIFRQTLYREVEEYLGELDILHQQMAAQLQQQLQQSRTERKDAVQKLFEDLGVFRAELQDYHLKLQQTVWGSSHRKPRKAITPQRSIPSRLYSC
- the gvpN_2 gene encoding gas vesicle protein GvpN, encoding MTTVLQARPKGFVNTPTIEQLTIRALRYLQSGFSLHLRGPAGTGKTTLAMHLADLLNRPIVLIFGDDELKSSDLIGNQLGYTRKKVVDNFIHSVVKLEDELRQNWIDSRLTLACKEGFTLVYDEFNRSRPEVNNVLLSALEEKLLVLPPNNSRSEYIRVNPHFRAIFTSNPEEYCGVYGTQDALLDRLITIDMPEPDDETQQEILIQKIGISPEDAKNIIEIVKIYLEITTQKKEIKPVQNGKAARPHIDKASGLRPGLIIAKICHEHDISIQENNQDFIKVCADILLSRTNLSLTEAQNKLEKVIKTVLTDGDTSTNSFLPPSETQLTENNSLEIEEQVYQYLQKTTSARVSEIEVALGLNRVQTTNVLRSLLKQGHLKQQDNRFFAVNKQGELIQP
- the gvpJ_2 gene encoding gas vesicle protein GvpJ; protein product: MNSQQRPSNIQRGVPTSTQGSSLADILERVLDKGIVIAGDISVSVGSTELLNIRIRLLIASVDKAREIGINWWESDPYLSSQTKVLTESNQQLLEQVKFLQEEVKALKALLPQENQPNPISDPHK